AGTAGTTCatagcattagttgattgtagaacgATGCTTGGTAAATTAgatgttagttgatagttgattacatacaaaattaatttctcaaaaaaccTATCGGTGgacagctttttgaattttagcattttggagcaataagttgtacaaaaaaaattaaataatcaaacacttatattgaatgtttaaccaagtcaaacaggtCGGTAAtataatagtggtcaaataagtcaaaattgactgataaactaattattttGTCAAATAGGGCCAAAGAATTGAGCACCAGCCGTCACACAGCTAGTGTATGAGTTTCATCCAATGTTGTAGTCTTTTTATGGGTACTAAGCAATGGTCCTCCACCTGATGACCATGATTTACTTATTCACTATTGTCAGAGTATGAAAGTCATAGGATGAGAGAATTTCGCTTTTTGTGAGCTCAAATGAAGGGTGGTGTAGAGAAAAAATAGCTTTAGTTAATTATTATGGATAATATTTGCTGAGAGACATGGCTTACTAGGATAGGATGTTTGATATGTTTTGTTGTGGATGATTTATATTGCTAGCTTGCACTACATGTTGGTCAAAATTGCAGGTGGTTGCAGGGGCTAGAGATCAAGGGGCAGCCAAAATAATTGGGATTGATATCAATGACTTTAAGCGTGAGAAGGGAAAGGCATTTGGAATGACTGATTTTATAAATCCAAAAAATTCTGAGAAAACAGTTTCTGAATTAGTTAAAGATGTCACAGAAGGACTGGGTGCAGACTATGGTTTCGAGTGTACTGGCGTTGCttctttgcttaatgaagctatTGATGCAACAAAGGTGGTAAGTCACACGAATACCAGCACTGATTTCTTAAATGGATAAGCTCATACTAAAAAATGGAATTGgacaaaaaattgaaacattaatTATACTTACATAAATTGTGTAACTGTAAAATagattgtatatattttgatcaGTTAATTTGTGACATTTATCATCACTAATTATATGTCTAGGGATCTGGGACAGTGGTGGCAATTGGGGCCGGGGCAGGAGGTGAGAAATCTTGGGACATTAGCATTGCCTCAGTTTTGTTATGTGGTCGAACATTTAAGGGATCAATTTTTGGTGGAGTTCGAGTTAAATCGGACTTTCCATCCATTGTTGACAAGTGCATAAGAAAGGTACAATCGcttaaattctttaatttttattttttttttacaaataaaattttaatttcttatttaagGACGAGGCTTAATTGTataactattcttttttcagGAAGTCCAATTAGAGGAATTGTTAACTCATGAAATTTCGCTAGAGGAAACACCCAGCGCATTTGAGTTGTTAAAACAACCAGATTGTGTCAAGGTTGTTATCAaattttgagaaattaatatcCATTTCTATAAACCCTAATAATGTCTATGTAATGACAAATCTTTGGCTTACTAGCTGTACCATTCATTGTTTACGGAATAATACTAATTATGCATGTATGAAGCGATACTACGCATCAAATATGCAAAACCCTATCTTTTCGATCAAAATATATTTCTTGAAGTGATAGTGTTAAAATTAATTCCACACCCCTCTTATCTGTGGTAGTATAGATGAATATTGCTACAAGAGATAATTACATTGAATGACAATTTATTACAAATAGAAGAAACACCAAATCACCAATATGACAATTTATACATTAATTGGATAaagtttatttcattttatgaCATTTCTTGCATCATTTGAATTGCACTACAATATTTGAGTTCTCATGCCCTTATTATATAACCTACATTATTATATGAAGAGACGAATGTTCCAAtgcatttaaatttaaagagGCTTACACGATGAAAAACTTTAGAACTGCTGGCTAAAGAAAATAGCTTGGCATTATGCAACTCAAACACCGCGAGTGACAGCAGCATGAATTGCATCTGCTAGGTGTGGGACTGTCCTGGAACTCAGTCCCGCCATGCTAATTCGTCTGCACAATTAAAACACCAAATATTTGGAATTCGTTAGAATGCTTCGCATTGTTAGAAGTGCTAATTCTTATCAATAATCAATGCAAAAAGATTACATGATATAGAATTTGTCTTTCAGATGTGTTTGTAAGACGAGATTTAGAAGGATTCTTAGTCTCTTAGAGTGTAGCAGATTACAAAATGAAGAGGTTACTACTAGAATAAAATGAGTGAACTTAAATGTGTTCCCCTTTTCCGTTGAGGATTGTTTTGAAAGAGCGGCCACAATCATTACAAAAAAGGGAGCATTTCATGGATATGATAACTGAGGATATATTGTAATTACCCATCTGATGTCATGTAGATATGGTACTCTTTGGTCATGAAGGCAACTTGTTTCGTATTAAGTCCAGTGAAAGTAAACATTCCTATCTGTTTGAGAATGTGACTCCAGTCACCGGGTGTACCTGTCAACAtagtatataacataaataaataacaattcaaTCATCTAGATCAAAGTAGTCGGCCGATTTCAGAGACAGAACTGTGTATGCAAGCATTTAATTCCCACTTCCATGATTTTGTAAAACAAGATAATTAACCTAAATCCATGCTTATTTATAACATCTTATATGTATTCACAATGTATGTAGTCAACTTAAGTTGGGGCTGCTGCCCCTCTGTAGAACAAATTATTCAATCCTCTGGATTATACGGTTAACAAGATAATTAACCTAAATTAATGCCTTCTTATTTGTAACACTTAAAGGTGATTGCAATGTATGTAGTAGACTTAAGTTGGGGCTACTGCCTCTCTGAAATACATATTATTTCATCAAATCACATTCCTTTGTGTACCTTAGTAGTATATCTATATTATTTCAGGATTAGTTCCAGATAATAGTATATCTATATACATGGTGTTGATTAtgctaaattaaacaaattctCCGGAATTATGGAATAAAAAGAAGACTATACAGAACTTATATGGTAAATGATAAAGCCTTTACAAAGAAGTCGTATTACGAAGCATTATTTACCTCTGGCACGTAAAGCATCAAACAACTGATGGCGCATGGTGATGATGCGATCAGCCATTGCTTTGAGTTCAACCGTCCATTCTTGAAACATGTTTCTGCAATCACAGTATCAACAGTTTTCAGAAAGAACAGAGACCTTAGTGTCTAAATATAATGAGGTTCAAATTCCCAACTCATTGGATCTCTAGGCGTATAGTTGTCCTGATTACCAAATACCAACGGCAATCTGTTTATTTGGAAAATTAAATACCTGTCCTTGAGGATTGTGGCCACAATAGATGCACCATGCAAAGGTGGATTTGAATACATTGGCCTGATCACTAGTTTCAATTGACTCTCAACCCTGCTAGCCACATCAGCATTCTTGCATACCTGTAAATGATGATAAGTAATTTTACTAACAGTATGACATCATAACTACATAACGAACAAGTGAACAACACTTAACACAACAATTGGATAAAAAGTAAAGCAACAGTACATCAACATTAATTTCTAGAGAGCATATATATTCTTTATCGAACTTACAATGCTTAGAGCTCCAACCCTTTCACCATAGAGACCCATATTCTTTGCATAACTCTGAGCAACAAGGCATTCACCTCCATCAGCAACGAACATCCGAATAGACTGTGCATCTTCATCCAGGCTTCCACTTGCAAAACCCTGCAATGCCAACAATTCGTACTATTAACTAAAATGCAATACTTTGAACTATAAAATTTAAGCTTGGTGGTTCATGCCACCTGGTAAGCACTATCAAAGAAAGGTAACAATGATCTTGATCGCATCAACTTCCTGATTTGTTCCCATTGATTAGAAGTTGGATCAACTCCAGTGGGGTTATGAGCACATGCATGCAGAAGAACAATTGCCCCTGAAGGAGCAGATCCAAGGTCTTCCAGCAAGCCTGTtagtcaataaaaataaaagttcatAGAGAACACAGGCCCATCTGAAGATCTTGAAcacatgaaaagaaaaatgtacaGTACAATTCCAAGGAACAAGCAGCTATGAAAGGAACATTAATGACTCCCAGATTTGTAGATCAAAGTAAAATGTACCTTGAATATTGAGTCCACGAGTTGTTGGATCATAGTATCGGTAAGTCTTTACTGACAAACCTGCCAGTGTAAAGACCTTTGGGTGATTTCCCCATGTTGGCTGGGGAATGTAGATAATGTGCTGTAAAGAAATGCAAATGAAGGTAAAATGGATATCAAAGATAGTCAAATCACAATTCAAAATTGATATATGAAAGACAAAAATTTACTTGATGATAATGTCGATTCAAAAATTCAGCTCCAACCCTTAATGAGCCTGTACCAGACAAGCACTGCACAGTTGTCACCCTGTTCTCTCGAATTGCAGGACTATATATGCCAAGAAATCCAAGTCATTCACCATATTACATAAATTGAAATGTATACTTATAAGCAAAAGGAAATATCTAGAtctcattaaaaagaaaattaaaaaattaatacataaaCATCATTAAAGTAATGTTTATACTCCATTAAGGATGAAACACACAAGTTAGTCAGATGTacaaattccaaaaaaataataataataataataatgacaaatCTACAAATAATGTCACTTTATTAGGTACTGCTGAAGACAACATTAGACAAAAAATACTTCCTTACAGACCTTATAAATATAGTGCAACTTTATCATTAAGAGTTAAGAAAAAATAGAAGCAGCTATAGTTTAGAAGGATTCCAACAGCAAGATCCAAGTCCCATTAACTCCAAAATTCGTAAGGTAGATATTTATCATATCACTTCATTCACTATTCCTATATACTGGGAGTCTACgactaaaaatcaaatttaaaacagaccaaattaattgtttataaaaatttcaacaagcTAAGCTGTTACCACAGGCATTAAAACAGAATGCCAAGGACCAGATGCCACTGCTATGTAATGTATTGCACAAATCCAAACTAGATTATCCATTTTGAGGCAATGAAAAACTGAAAAACTACATACTTCCTTGAAAAGTTTCTGGGGCACTCCAAGGATAGATGAAATTGAGAAGCATAGAACACAATATAAAAAGCAAAGTGTTCCATTTACGGAGACTTCTAGTCTAGGcatataaaaacaaaagtaGCATAAGCTTTAGGCTATTTTGAATGTCACAAGAAACAAACTCCCACGTCAAGCAGTACTGCTCTAAGAAACAGGTAGAATAGGAGCAGTCATACCTATCAGTGCCAAGTATCAGCTTCGCACTCAATTTGTTGAAGTCTGCCAAACCAGTAATCGGTAGGTACTCCTTAACCCGAGATCTGCATAGTTCAAATGTTTCATCACTCACAACAGTGCTTTCTAAATTACATGACAAATAGAACGATGCATAAATACCTGTCATTAACTAGTAACTGCTCTGCTTTCCTTACTACATTCAGGACAAGTGGTTTTCCTTCCTGTCATACGATACAAAACCAACAACAAAAGACAGATCAGCATTGGGCAGATGCTCATCCCCAAGATTATGATCAGAATTAAATGCTCTGAATTCTGTAAAtatacatttcaacacaacagCAAGTATTAACACTACCAAGCAAATTGGATTTAGTTCCAATATTCACAACAAGAAGAAAACCTCAATTTACATTTTACAGCAATCACAACAATGTTCCCCCTACTAGACATATAATCATATGCATAACACTATATCAATGCACAGATTATCCACCAATGCAATCATGGTCAtcataatgaaaacaaatatgAAAACAACTCACCTCAGTCCGATAAGCACCGACTCCCAAATTCAATTTCACAGGGCTGGGATCTTTATTATATGCAACAGTGACCTGTGCAATCCAAAATAAAACACCAAATATTTTACCACCAAAACTCACcgaattataattaatacatatgaTCCGTCAAATATATTACATTTCACCTTCTCACTGAAACTAAAACACATAATTATTTCTCTAGAACATCGAAAAACTTAATCTGATCATCCGGTTAAACTACgtttgttctaaaaaaaaatgaaatccaAACGAAGCATATGATCATAATTTTCACGAttatgagagagagaaagaaaagtaCGCCGAGAATAGGATCTTCGGGAGCTCGAACGACGTGATTGAAGACAGAGTCGGAAACTGAGAATCCAGAAGTCGGTGAAGCCGAAACGGTCTGGTTACCATTGTGAGCGTTGGCGGCGGTTAATAACGGGTGGAGATGGCGGGCGAGAAGCTCCAGCCGACGATCGGCGGGTGAGGCAGCGAACGACGGTGCTTGAGGATGCATTTTAGCTCCGGTGATGCAAACTGAATTTTCGTTCGTTTTGTTCCGTATACGGCCTTAGTTAAACGCTGCGAGACGTTAACGAAATGTCGAAATGAAAGGAGAAGGAAGATGAAATATTGACGTGAGTCACGTGACGAGGCAGAATGGGGTGAAGGTAACACCGTTTAGTCTCCGTTACACGAAGTAATGAACAATATGTAACGATTTTAGCATGGATGTGTGAAATTGTCAATGTCACTGTTTATAGGAGAGAGCGACGGATAAGGTTACGTTGTTGACGGCGGGAGCCATTTTGTTTGATGGCACGTTTCTCTATGCAATGCTATcgttattcttcttttttttttggaaaactcATTATTCTTCTGATACTTTATCAGAGTTAATATCATCTCGATCCTTCGAGTATTGACCACCCGTGATCTTTTGACTTTTAAATGTTACCATCTGTGATCCAAATTAATTATCAATGGTCATTCAACTATGAAATTTTAACCACCAATACTCGTATATTTTTGCCAAGCTATAAAACTTATATAAATGATGATGAAgctataatataaaaataacttgtcaaacaaatagaattaaaaaaattacgatttgtaaaaataaacaaatttgttGGTAGTTTTCTTTCTCTGAACCAGTTCCTTGACTTCTCCCAATGCTATAATTTACTAATGTTAATTTGTTGGTAACAGTTCTGTCATGATGTGAGTAAATTGGATATAACAAACTGAAGCTGTATCATCTCTTTGTGAAAAGCAAATTACAGCAAGTTTGGTTCAAGAAatcaattttaaagaaatagaaataatatttcATAGAGAAtgaaatatacaaaaaaaaaaatgacataagATTTGTATTCTATTGCTTGGTTCACTAAGACATAGACTTTAGgaatattattttagtgtttggttggattaagaattaaaaatgaaatatatgaacataaatacccttatacaatatattataataacaataataatattaatattattattattacataaaaattttaaaataatatcattcTATAGCAAATAAGATTATTAGAGAATTAGCTCTCCTGCATTAATTGGAGTCTTCAGATATATTTTTCTCAAACTTGAATAATTGAAGACCAAgggtaaaataaaataaaaattaaatttacccAACAAGTGCCCGtctagctcagttggtagagcgcaaggctcttaaccttgtggttgtgggttcgagcccCACGGTGGGCGTTGAATTTTTACCCTGTACTAAAATTACACTCCCCTAGATAGTTAGtttaatcatttttaatatattaaaatttcatttttaatgtactaaaattcaagtaatatactaaataataaacCTTCAATATACAAAAAGTAAACATTCaatgtactaaaaataaactatcaATATAGTTAGtttaatcatttttaatatattaaaatttcatttttaatgtactaaaattcaagtaatatactaaataataaacCTTCAATATACAAAAAGTGAACATTCaatgtactaaaaataaactatcaATATAGTTAGtttaatcatttttaatatattaaaatttcattttatagttagtttaatcatttttaatatattaaaatttcatttttaagttagtttaatcatttttaatatattaaaatttcatttttaatgtactaaaattcaagtaatatactaaataataaacCTTCAATATACAAAAAGTGAACATTCaatgtactaaaaataaactatcaatatattaaaaataaattttatgtcaATAATTCACCTAACATTCAAAATATCCTTTTATAATATTGGATTATGTTGCATTTCGTAATAAACCGTAATAAACCATTTGAGTTTTGACTTTTGACCAAACcatgtctttttttttgcaagcacGCACCAAACCATGTTATTAAGATTGCTACTTCAAAGGTTTACAAACTTGCCAGCTGAGGATTAGATGTATATGAAAACCAAAATGTAAATTGGAGAACATCACAAATGATAACTAACGCATCAAATTCAATTGACAACCAAACTATCATTACTTTAACGGAAAGGGGTTTCCAGTATGTTTTATGCAAAACCTTAGTACTATAAATTAAAGACACTTAGAGCTAAAACATAATTTATAATGCAAGAACACAAAATTCGGAGAATGAAGACCGCAGGGTAATGTCGCAACATAATTGTGTCGTGTCTTCAGTTCTCGTGTGAAGAGGTCGTTTTATGCTCCAACCTTCTGAACTTTGTTTGGGCGACCTGAATAATTGTCTCTGTGGCGCGAGTGCTTCCCACCTCTGAACTTGCCACCCCTGCAAGAATGAAACACAGCTTTTACCGGATCTGGTAGTCTAGTCTA
This region of Ipomoea triloba cultivar NCNSP0323 chromosome 15, ASM357664v1 genomic DNA includes:
- the LOC116006504 gene encoding aspartate aminotransferase, cytoplasmic; the protein is MHPQAPSFAASPADRRLELLARHLHPLLTAANAHNGNQTVSASPTSGFSVSDSVFNHVVRAPEDPILGVTVAYNKDPSPVKLNLGVGAYRTEEGKPLVLNVVRKAEQLLVNDRSRVKEYLPITGLADFNKLSAKLILGTDSPAIRENRVTTVQCLSGTGSLRVGAEFLNRHYHQHIIYIPQPTWGNHPKVFTLAGLSVKTYRYYDPTTRGLNIQGLLEDLGSAPSGAIVLLHACAHNPTGVDPTSNQWEQIRKLMRSRSLLPFFDSAYQGFASGSLDEDAQSIRMFVADGGECLVAQSYAKNMGLYGERVGALSIVCKNADVASRVESQLKLVIRPMYSNPPLHGASIVATILKDRNMFQEWTVELKAMADRIITMRHQLFDALRARGTPGDWSHILKQIGMFTFTGLNTKQVAFMTKEYHIYMTSDGRISMAGLSSRTVPHLADAIHAAVTRGV